In Ferrigenium kumadai, the DNA window ACGCACCAGACGGTGGCGGCGATGGCGAGAATCAGGGATATGGCCAGAAACGGCCAGCCCTCGCGGGCGATGATGGGATGAGGATAGGAATTCATGAGTGAAACGTGAAATGTGAAATATGAAACGGCCAAAACATGAAAGGCGAAACTGACGTTTCACCTTTCACGTTCCACTTTTCACTAGTTCTTGCTTTGATCGACCAGCTTGTTCTTGCTGATCCACGGCATCATTGCGCGCAGCTTGCCGCCGACGACTTCGATCGGGTGCTCTGCGTTCAGACGGCGACGTGCGGTCATTTCCGGATAGTTGGTGCGGCCTTCCAGGATGAACTGCTTGGCGTAAGAGCCGTTCTGGATGTTGGTCAGGCATTCCTTCATCGCGGCGCGCGCCTGATCGGAGATCACGCGTTGGCCGGTGACGTATTCGCCGTATTCCGCATTGTTGGAGATCGAGTAGTTCATGTTGGCGATGCCACCTTCGTACATCAGGTCGACGATCAGCTTCAGCTCATGCAGGCACTCGAAGTAAGCCATTTCCGGAGCGTAGCCAGCTTCGGTCAGCGTCTCGAAACCGGCCTTCACCAGTTCCACCGCACCGCCGCACAGCACGGCTTGTTCGCCGAACAGGTCGGTCTCGGTCTCTTCGCGGAAATTGGTCTCGATCACGCCCCCCTTGGTGCCGCCGTTGGCTGCTGCATAGGACAGTGCGATGTCCTTGGCCTTGCCGCTCTTGTCCTGGTACACCGCGATCAAAGTCGGCACGCCGCCGCCCTTCAGGTATTCGGAGCGCACGGTGTGGCCGGGGCCCTTGGGAGCGATCATGATCACGTCCACGTCGGCGCGCGGCACGACCTGATTGTAGTGCACGTTGAAGCCGTGCGCGAACGCCAGCGCAGCGCCTGCCTTCAGGTTCGGCGCGACTTCATTGTTATAGACTTCAGGAATAGTCTCATCGGGCAACAACATCATCACCACATCGGCGTTCTTCACTGCGTCGGCCACTTCGGCCACTTTCAGACCGGCACCTTCGGCCTTCTTCCAGGAAGCACCGTTCTTGCGCAGACCGACAGTCACGTTGACGCCGGATTCCTTCAGGTTCTGCGCGTGGGCATGGCCTTGGGAGCCGTAGCCGATGATGGTCACTTGCTTGCCCTTGATCAGGGAAAGGTCTGCGTCTTTGTCGTAATAAACTTTCATGTTGCCCTCTTTCATTAAAAATTAAAGTTTCAAAATCCGTTCGCCGCGCCCGATGCCAGAGGCACCGGTACGCACCGTTTCCAGAATCAGTTCGCGGCCGATCGCCTCCAGGAAATTATCCAGTTTGGCGCGCGCCCCCGTCAGTTCGATGGTGTAAGTGTCGGTCGACACGTCGATGATGCGCCCCCGGAAGATGTCCGCCATGCGCTTCAGCTCCTCGCGATCTTCGCCCAGCGCCCTGACCTTGACCAGCATCAGCTCGCGTTCCAGGTGATCGCCCTCGCTCAGGTCCATCACTGCAACCACATCCACCAGCTTGTTGAGCTGCTTGTTAATCTGGTCGATCACCGCGTCGGAGCCGCTGGTGACGATGGTCATGCGCGACAGGGTCGGGTCTTCGGTCGGTGCCACCGTCAGCGACTCGATATTGTAGCCGCGCGCCGAGAACAGGCCGGCCACGCGCGACAGCGCGCCCGCTTCGTTTTCCATCAGCAGGGAAATGATGTGCCTCATTACAGGTCCTCCGCCAGAATCACTTCGGACAAGCCCTTGCCGCCCGGAACCATCGGGAACACGTTCTCGGTCGAGTCGGTGCGGAAATCCATGAACACCAGATCGTTCTTGCGCGCAAACGCCTCCCTGATGGCCGGCTCGACATCGGCCGGATTCTCGATGCGCATGCCGATATGCCCGTAAGCCTCGGCCAGTTTGACGAAGTCCGGCAGCGCGTCCATATAGGACTGCGAATAACGGTTACCGTGGAAGAACTCCTGCCATTGGCGCACCATGCCCAGATAGCGGTTGTTCAGCGCCAATACCTTGATTGGCAGTCGGAACTGCTTGCAAGTGGACAACTCCTGGATATTCATCTGGATGCTGCCCTCGCCGGTCACGCAGGCCACGGTCGCGTCCGGGTTGATCAGCTGTGCGCCCATCGCGGCGGGCAGGCCGAAACCCATCGTACCCAAGCCGCCGGAATTGATCCAGCGGCGCGGCTGGTTGAACTTGTAGTACTGCGCAGCCCACATCTGGTGCTGGCCGACGTCGGAGGTGACGATCGCGTCCCCGCCGGTGATCTTGTGCAGCGTCTCGATCACATACTGCGGTTTGATGACCTCGGTGGAATTCTTGTAACGCAGCCCGCCGCCCTTGGCGCGCCACTCGTCCACCTGCCTCCACCACGCGGCCAGCTCCGCCGCATCCGGCTTCTGTTTGCTGCTGCGCAGCGCGCCCAGCAACTCGTCCAGCGCGAGCTTGAGGTCGGCGACGATAGGCAGGTCCACCTTGACGCGTTTGGCGATCGAGGACGGATCGATGTCGATATGGATGATCTTGCGCTGCACCTGGGCGAAGTGTTCGACGTTGCCAATCACACGATCGTCGAAACGCGCACCCACCGCCAGCAGCACGTCGCAGTGCTGCATCGCCATGTTGGCTTCGTAGGTACCGTGCATCCCCGGCATGCCGACGAACTGCTTGTCATTGGCCGGATAGCCGCCCAGCCCCATCAGCGTGTTGGTGCACGGCGAGCCGAGCAGGCGCACCAATTCGGTCAACTGCTGCGAAGCACCGCCCTGCACAACGCCGCCGCCGGCATAAACCATGGGACGTTTGGCCTCCAGCAGCATCTGCGCCGCATGCCGGATCTGCGCGCTGTCGGCCTTACCGGGCGGATGATAGGCGCGGATATTCACGTTGGACGGATACTCGAACACCGCCTTCTGGTTGGAAACATCCTTGGGGATATCCACCAGCACCGGGCCGGGACGGCCGGTCCGTGCCAAATAGAATGCCTTCTTGATGGTCGCGGCGATATCCTTGGGGTCCTTGACCAGAAAATTGTGCTTCACGCAGGGGCGGGTGATGCCCACCGCATCCACTTCCTGGAAGGCATCTTCGCCGATCACGGAGGTCGGCACCTGTCCGCTGATGACGACCATCGGAATGGAGTCCATGTAAGCCGTAGCGATACCGGTCACGGCATTGGTCAGCCCGGGACCGGAGGTCACGATGGCCACGCCCACCTTGTCCGATGAGCGCGCGTAGCCGTCCGCGGCATGCACCGCGGCCTGCTCGTGACGCACGAGGACATGCTTGACCTTATCCTGCTTGAACAGCTCGTCGTAAATGAACAGCACCGCCCCGCCGGGATAGCCGAATACATATTCGACCTGCTCCTCCTGCAAACAGCGGATGACGATCTCCGCGCCGGTCAACTCCATCACAAATACCTTCTATTTCTGCCAAAAAAGAACCGCGTAAGATAAAGGTTAGCGGCATTTTGGTCAACCTTCGCCTCCAAATCGATGCGTTTTCAGGCGGCACAGGAAACGTTTTGTTACCATTCCCTCAATCCAAGGAGCCAAAACTGTCCACTTCCACCGAACTATCCGATTTTCTCGTCAGCGTAGAACGGCGCGCATACAAGCAGGCCTTGTTCGCCGTGCGCGACGAGCATGCCGCATTGGATATCGTGCAGGAAGCGATGATCAAGCTCGCCGAAAAATATGGAAACAAACCAGCCGCGGAACTGCCGTTGCTGTTCCAGCGCATCCTGCAAAACACCATACGTGACCACTACCGCAGGCAAAAAGTCAGGACGGCCTGGACAAGCCTGTTCTCCTCGTTCGCCCCCCAGAATGAGGGGGAGGAATTTGACCCGCTCGAAACCCTGCAAGACGATGAAAACCATGCCGTACCCGCCACACCCGACGAATCGCTTCAACAGAACCAGATCATTGCGCAGATCGAACAGGCGCTAAACAAACTGCCGGCACGTCAACGCGAAGCCTTCCTGCTGCGTTATTGGGAGGGATTGGACACTGCCGAAACAGCCGCAGCAATGGGATGCACCGAAGGCAGTGTAAAAACCCACTGTTCTCGCGCAGTGAATGCGCTTGCTGTATCCCTTAAAGCAAAAGGAGTAGAGCTGCCATGAGCAAAAATACCACCCCGAGAGAAATCGACCCAAAACACATCGCCAGGCTGCTCACTCGCGCCGCCGAACAACTGGACGACGACACCGTGGCTGCGCTGCGCCACGCACGCAATAGAGCCCTAGAACGACAAGCGGCGACCAACCCTGCTTTCGCGCTCAGCACCGGACACCACATACACTGGCCGTTAGCGCACGCCATCCCGCAATGGATTGGCATGACCGTTTTTCTCGTTGCGATAGTTGCCGGTGGCGTAAGCTACTGGCATCATTCGCGTGAAGAAATGAGCCATCTGGATGTCGCCATCCTCACCGACGACCTGCCCATGGAAGTTTTTGTAGACCGATAACCGCATGAAACGAGCCGTCTCCGCTTTCGCCCTATTTTGCGCACTGAACACCCCGGCGGCCATCGCGGCCCCCGCCTATTGGCGCACCCTTACACCGGCACAACAGGAAGCGCTCGCCCCGATGTCCCAGCAATGGGACGGCCTGCCCGAGACACAGCAGCGTAGCTTGCTGAATGTCGCCAAACACTATCCGGAACTAAGTGCAAAAGAAAAGCAACGCTTCCTGAGCCGGTTAGGCGCATGGAGTCGCCTCTCCCCGAAACAACGCGAGGCGGCACGCAACAAATATCGCGCCTTCAGCAAGGTGCCCGAGGAAAAACGCAAACAAGTCAGGCAGATGGTCAAGGAAGAACAGGCCAGAAAAGCGGAATAATCCAGACCCGATTAACGCCGCTCGGTCCACCATAGCATCGCCAGCCCCAGTAACAGGAACAAGCCCGTCATCGCTGTGGCGCTGACAAAAGGCGACCAATCATTGAGCGCCCCCAGGCTGGCGAACAACCGCCCGACGAAGTGGAACACCAGCCCCAGCACAATGCCGGCGAATATCATCGCGCTGATCCCTCCTGAGCGCCGCTGGTACGACGCGAATGGCAGCGCCAACAGCATCATCACCAGCAGCGCCAAGGGGTAGACCAGCTTATTCCACATGGCGATCTCATAGCGTGCACTCTTTTGCCGGTTGTCCTGCAGGTGTCCCACATACTGATAGAGGTCATAGGCCGACATCTGCTCCGGCACCACCAGCAACACGCTCAGGATGCCCGGATTGAGTGCTGAACGCCACTCCTGGCTGGCTGCCGTATTGACAGTGGTTCCTTGCTTGTCGAAACGCGTCTCCATCACTTCCTCCAACTGCCAGCGCCCCTCCTCGATGAAGTTCGCCCGCGTGGCATTGGTGATCGCCTGCAAGTGATAGGTATCGTCAAAAAGGTAGATATTGACATTCGACAAACTGGTGTCCGGCATCACGCTCTTCACGTTCACAAAACTGCGCTCGTCCTTGACCCACACCCCGGAGCGGAACTCCTTGAGCGAGACCTGCGAATTCTGCGCCTTCAGGCGCAATTGCTGGGCCATCCGTTCACTGGGCGGAGCAACAAACTCGCTAAATGCGAAACTCAGCGCAATCAATGGCAAAGATATCTTGAACAGCGCCCCCAGCATCTGCCACAGTGAGGCGCCGGAGGCACGATAAACAGTCAGTTCCGAACTGGCCGCCAGTTGTACCAGGGCGAATATGGCGCCGACCAGCACCGCCACCGGGAACAGTTCATAGACATGGCCGGGGATTGTCAGCGCCACGAACAGCAACACATACCCCAGATGGTACTGCCCCTGCCCCATCACGTTCAGTTCATGGATCAGATCCAGGAAGGCGAACAGCATGATGAGCGCGGCGAACACCAGCGCGATGCTGAGGTAGATTTCGCGGCCGAGATAACGCGTCAGCAGATTCATTTCGACCATACCCTCCGCAGCGAGGACAAAGTCATGCGCCGGTAGAACATCACCGCCGTGACCGCCAGCATCGCCACATGTATGCCCCATAACCCGATGCCGGGCGACAACTTACCCTGTCCAACCCATGCATTGGTGACGCTGATCATGTTGCTGTACAGCATATAAAGGACAATGGCCAGAACCAGATTGAGGGAACGTCCGGCACGCGGGTTGACGTAGCTCAGGGGTATGGCCAACAAGGCCAGAATCGCAGCACTGATGGGCAACCCCAGCCGCCACTCCAATTCGGAAAGATTCCATGTGGTAGGGTTACGCCACAGTTCCGGCGTAGACATGATTCGAGAATAAGGCTGTGCCTGCTTGGGCGGCACACTGTCGATGCGCAGCGCATACCGCTCGAACTCCACGATGTTGTAATCGCGCTGCCCGGGCACCCCTTCATAACGCGTGCCGTTCAGCAACACCAGGAAGCGGTCGCCGTTCGGCAAGGTTTCCTGCAAACCCTGCCGCGCCACCATGGTGCCCAGCTTGCCGTTCTGCATCGACTGCACGAACACGTTGCCGACGCGATTGGATCCCGGGTGCAAGTTCTCGACAAAATAGACACGGTCAGCCTGCTTCGATTCGCGGAACGTTCCCGGAACCGCGGTAGCCACATCATCACGGCTCTCCAGCTTGCTTTTGAATTCGTCGGCCTTTTTCAACGCCCAGGGCGACAGTACGAGACTGAGCAGCGCGATCACGCTTACCACCGGCAAGGCGTACCACATCACCGGCCGTATCCAGCGCGTCAGCCCGATGCCGGAACAGAACCACACCACCATCTCGCTGTCGCGATAACAGCGCGACAAGGTGAGCAATATGGAAATGAACAGGCTGATGGAGAGCAGCACCGGCAGGTAATTCATCGCGCTGAAACCCAGCATGGCCAGCACACCATCGACCGCCAGCTTGCCGCCGACCGCATCTCCCAACAGGCGAATCAACTGTGTGACCACCACGATACCCAGCAAAACCACGAATACCAGAAAGCCATTGCCGGCGAATTCACTCACCAAGGCGCGGTGGAAGATACCTGAGCGTAGCGGCTTTGACTTTATGCGGCGAGTTTGCGGATAATCCGGCATCGAAATGTAGGCTTGAATATCTTTTAAGGAGTAGCGCGTGGAATTTAGCACAAAACAGGGTAGCCCGGAAAAGCTGAAGAGCGGTTGCGTGGCAGTTGGCGTGTTCGAAGGCGGCAAGTTATCCGCTGCCGCGCAGGTGCTCGACAAGGCTGCGCAACATGCGCTCAGCGACCTCATCGCGCGCGGCGACATGAGCGGCAAGGCCGCATCCACCCTGCTGCTGCACGCCGTACCCGGCATCGTTGCCGAGCGCGTACTGCTGGTCGGCTTGGGCAAAGCCAGCGAACTGAACAACAAGGCCAGCGTGGAAATTCTGGCAGCAGCATTCAAAGCCCTGCACGGCACCCCGGCGAAAGATGCGGCCCTGTTCATCACCGACGATGGCGTCGGCAAGGATGCTGCGTGGGTGGTCAAGCAGGCCGTCATCGCCGCCGCCGACGGTGCCTACCGCTCCGACAGCCTGAAGAGCAAACCTTCCAAGGCTGCCACGTTGAAGCATGTCACTTTCGCCACGCTGAATAAGCCCGCTGCTCCCCTGAAGCAGGCCGTCGATCAGGCCGCTGCCATTGTGCACGGTATGGCGCTGACCAAAGACCTCGGGAACCTGCCCGGCAACATCTGCACACCGACCTACCTCGCCGCCAAGGGACTGGCGTTGGCGAAGGCGCACAAACGCATCAAGACCACCGTGCTCGAAGAGAAGGACATGAAGAAACTCGGCATGGGTTCTTTCCTGTCCGTTACACGCGGCAGTGCCCAGCCGCCCAAACTCATCACGCTTGAGTATTCCGGAGCGGACAAGAAACAGAAACCTATCGTGCTGGTCGGCAAGGGCATCACGTTCGATACCGGCGGCATCTCGCTCAAGCCCGGCGACATCGTCACCTCGATGTCCGGCCAGACCATCGAGATCCTGAACACCGATGCAGAAGGCCGTTTGATCCTGTGCGACGCACTGACCTACGCGGCCAGGTTCAATCCCGACACTGTGATCGACATCGCCACCCTGACCGGCGCCTGCGTGATCGCCCTGGGATACGTCGCCAGCGGGCTGTTCAGCAACGACGACAAACTCGCGAAGGAACTGATCGCCGCGGGCGAGCAGTCGCACGACCGCGTGTGGCAGTTGCCGCTGTGGGACGACTACCAGTCGCTGCTCGACAGCAACTTCGCCGACATGCAGAACATCGGCGGGCGGGCGGGCGGCACCATCACCGCCGCATGTTTCCTGTCGCGCTTCACCAAGGACTATCGCTGGGCGCACCTGGACATCGCGGGCACGGCGAACAAATCCGGCAAGGATAAAGGCGCGACCGGACGTCCCGTGCCGTTGCTTACGCAATACCTCATCAACCGCACGACCAAGTGACCAAAGTCGACTTCTACACCGGCTCGGAAGACAAGCTGCGCACCGCTTGTCAGCTGAGCCACAAGGCGATGCAGAACGGCGTGCGCGTGGTGCTCAGCGCGCCGGATGCGGCGACCGCGGACGCGCTGGACAAGCTGCTTTGGCAGCTCCCGGCCACCGCCTTCATCCCGCACTGCCGCAGCGATGACGCCGGTGCCGGGGAAATGCCTGTCGTACTGAACAGCGGCAGCGAGCGATTTCCCCATCACGACCTGCTGATCAGCCTGCATGACGAGTGCGTGCCGTTCTTCAGCCGCTTCGAGCGCGTCATCGAAATCGTCAGCCAGGAAGCCGAGGACAGCCGCAGGGGGCGGGAGCGTTACAAGTTCTACAAGGACCGTGGCTACGAACTGAGCCACACCGACCTTTCCAAGCCGCGAGCATGAGCGCCATCGAACAGCCAGTCCCGACGGACGACCTGCCCTTGCTGACCAAGGTGGTGGACGAGGATGTACAGCATGACCTGCCCACCCTGACCGAGGTCGTCGAAGAAATTCATCCTGCCTTGCCGCCGTTCGAAGTACCCGCTATCGCCGGGGACGAACTGCCGGTATTGATGGAGGTTATCGCAGCCGAACCGCCCCCCGACATCGTGGCCGCCCGGCAGGTGATGGAAGATGCCCCTCCGCCCGCCGCACTGAGCGAAGCGGATATGCAACTGTTACTGCAGCGGCTCGAAGCGCATATCGAATCCGTGTTCACGAAAAAACTCAGTCTCCGTCTCGAACAGCTACAGCGGCAGGCCATCGAGCAGGCAGTCGGCGAACTAAAGGCTGAACTCCCCCGGATACTGCGCGATGCATTGGACGCACCGCACACCCGCCGTTAAGCAAAAACCTTCCCCCGGCAGTCCCGACCACCTGCTAGCTACTAGCGACTGGCTGTATAATCCCGCCCTTTTCCGCAGCATCAAAGCCGAACATCATGGAACTCGCAAAAAGTTTTGAACCGAAAGACATCGAAGCCCGCTGGTATCCCGAGTGGGAATCCTCCGGCTACTTCAAGGCCGGACTCGACCCGAACAAGACTGAATCATTCTGCATCCAGCTGCCGCCGCCCAACGTCACCGGCACGCTGCACATGGGGCACGGCTTCAACCAGACACTGATGGATGCGCTCACGCGCTACCACCGCATGAAGGGCGACAATACCCTGTGGCAACCGGGAACCGACCATGCGGGCATCGCGACGCAGATCGTCGTGGAACGCCAGCTCGATGCTCAAAAGATTTCGCGCCACGACCTGGGCCGCGAAAAGTTCATCGAAAAGGTGTGGGAGTGGAAGGAATACTCCGGCGGCACCATCACCCGGCAGATGCGCCGCCTGGGCACTTCGCCCGACTGGTCGCGCGAGCGCTTCACCATGGACGAGGGGCTGTCGAAGTCCGTTACCGAGACCTTCGTGCGCCTGTACAACGAAGGCCTAATCTACCGCGGCAAGCGCCTGGTCAACTGGGACCCGAAGCTGCACACCGCCGTGTCCGATCTGGAAGTCGTGCAGGAAGAAGAAGACGGCTTCATGTATCACATCCGCTATCCGCTGGCAGATGGTTCCGGTCATCTGACCGTCGCCACTACCCGCCCCGAGACCATGATGGGCGACGTCGCGGTGATGGTGCACCCTGAAGACGAGCGCTACAAGCACCTCATCGGCAAGCAAGTCACGCTGCCGCTGTGCGACCGCACCATCCCGGTCATCGCCGACGAATATGTGGACAAGGAATTCGGTACCGGCGTGGTGAAGGTGACGCCCGCGCATGACTTCAACGACTACGCGGTGGGCCAGCGCCACAAGCTGGAGATGATCTCCATCCTCACGCTGGACGCGAAGATCAACGACCACGCGCCTGCCAAGTACCGCGGCATGGACCGTTTCGATGCGCGCAAGCAGATCGTTGCCGACCTTGAAGCCGCAGGCGTGTTCGAAAAGGCCGAGA includes these proteins:
- the ilvN gene encoding acetolactate synthase small subunit — its product is MRHIISLLMENEAGALSRVAGLFSARGYNIESLTVAPTEDPTLSRMTIVTSGSDAVIDQINKQLNKLVDVVAVMDLSEGDHLERELMLVKVRALGEDREELKRMADIFRGRIIDVSTDTYTIELTGARAKLDNFLEAIGRELILETVRTGASGIGRGERILKL
- a CDS encoding RNA polymerase sigma factor — its product is MLPFPQSKEPKLSTSTELSDFLVSVERRAYKQALFAVRDEHAALDIVQEAMIKLAEKYGNKPAAELPLLFQRILQNTIRDHYRRQKVRTAWTSLFSSFAPQNEGEEFDPLETLQDDENHAVPATPDESLQQNQIIAQIEQALNKLPARQREAFLLRYWEGLDTAETAAAMGCTEGSVKTHCSRAVNALAVSLKAKGVELP
- the ilvB gene encoding biosynthetic-type acetolactate synthase large subunit → MELTGAEIVIRCLQEEQVEYVFGYPGGAVLFIYDELFKQDKVKHVLVRHEQAAVHAADGYARSSDKVGVAIVTSGPGLTNAVTGIATAYMDSIPMVVISGQVPTSVIGEDAFQEVDAVGITRPCVKHNFLVKDPKDIAATIKKAFYLARTGRPGPVLVDIPKDVSNQKAVFEYPSNVNIRAYHPPGKADSAQIRHAAQMLLEAKRPMVYAGGGVVQGGASQQLTELVRLLGSPCTNTLMGLGGYPANDKQFVGMPGMHGTYEANMAMQHCDVLLAVGARFDDRVIGNVEHFAQVQRKIIHIDIDPSSIAKRVKVDLPIVADLKLALDELLGALRSSKQKPDAAELAAWWRQVDEWRAKGGGLRYKNSTEVIKPQYVIETLHKITGGDAIVTSDVGQHQMWAAQYYKFNQPRRWINSGGLGTMGFGLPAAMGAQLINPDATVACVTGEGSIQMNIQELSTCKQFRLPIKVLALNNRYLGMVRQWQEFFHGNRYSQSYMDALPDFVKLAEAYGHIGMRIENPADVEPAIREAFARKNDLVFMDFRTDSTENVFPMVPGGKGLSEVILAEDL
- a CDS encoding DUF3619 family protein; the encoded protein is MSKNTTPREIDPKHIARLLTRAAEQLDDDTVAALRHARNRALERQAATNPAFALSTGHHIHWPLAHAIPQWIGMTVFLVAIVAGGVSYWHHSREEMSHLDVAILTDDLPMEVFVDR
- the ilvC gene encoding ketol-acid reductoisomerase, giving the protein MKVYYDKDADLSLIKGKQVTIIGYGSQGHAHAQNLKESGVNVTVGLRKNGASWKKAEGAGLKVAEVADAVKNADVVMMLLPDETIPEVYNNEVAPNLKAGAALAFAHGFNVHYNQVVPRADVDVIMIAPKGPGHTVRSEYLKGGGVPTLIAVYQDKSGKAKDIALSYAAANGGTKGGVIETNFREETETDLFGEQAVLCGGAVELVKAGFETLTEAGYAPEMAYFECLHELKLIVDLMYEGGIANMNYSISNNAEYGEYVTGQRVISDQARAAMKECLTNIQNGSYAKQFILEGRTNYPEMTARRRLNAEHPIEVVGGKLRAMMPWISKNKLVDQSKN
- the lptG gene encoding LPS export ABC transporter permease LptG, with amino-acid sequence MNLLTRYLGREIYLSIALVFAALIMLFAFLDLIHELNVMGQGQYHLGYVLLFVALTIPGHVYELFPVAVLVGAIFALVQLAASSELTVYRASGASLWQMLGALFKISLPLIALSFAFSEFVAPPSERMAQQLRLKAQNSQVSLKEFRSGVWVKDERSFVNVKSVMPDTSLSNVNIYLFDDTYHLQAITNATRANFIEEGRWQLEEVMETRFDKQGTTVNTAASQEWRSALNPGILSVLLVVPEQMSAYDLYQYVGHLQDNRQKSARYEIAMWNKLVYPLALLVMMLLALPFASYQRRSGGISAMIFAGIVLGLVFHFVGRLFASLGALNDWSPFVSATAMTGLFLLLGLAMLWWTERR
- a CDS encoding leucyl aminopeptidase family protein, encoding MEFSTKQGSPEKLKSGCVAVGVFEGGKLSAAAQVLDKAAQHALSDLIARGDMSGKAASTLLLHAVPGIVAERVLLVGLGKASELNNKASVEILAAAFKALHGTPAKDAALFITDDGVGKDAAWVVKQAVIAAADGAYRSDSLKSKPSKAATLKHVTFATLNKPAAPLKQAVDQAAAIVHGMALTKDLGNLPGNICTPTYLAAKGLALAKAHKRIKTTVLEEKDMKKLGMGSFLSVTRGSAQPPKLITLEYSGADKKQKPIVLVGKGITFDTGGISLKPGDIVTSMSGQTIEILNTDAEGRLILCDALTYAARFNPDTVIDIATLTGACVIALGYVASGLFSNDDKLAKELIAAGEQSHDRVWQLPLWDDYQSLLDSNFADMQNIGGRAGGTITAACFLSRFTKDYRWAHLDIAGTANKSGKDKGATGRPVPLLTQYLINRTTK
- a CDS encoding DUF3106 domain-containing protein: MKRAVSAFALFCALNTPAAIAAPAYWRTLTPAQQEALAPMSQQWDGLPETQQRSLLNVAKHYPELSAKEKQRFLSRLGAWSRLSPKQREAARNKYRAFSKVPEEKRKQVRQMVKEEQARKAE
- a CDS encoding DNA polymerase III subunit chi, which encodes MTKVDFYTGSEDKLRTACQLSHKAMQNGVRVVLSAPDAATADALDKLLWQLPATAFIPHCRSDDAGAGEMPVVLNSGSERFPHHDLLISLHDECVPFFSRFERVIEIVSQEAEDSRRGRERYKFYKDRGYELSHTDLSKPRA
- the lptF gene encoding LPS export ABC transporter permease LptF, encoding MPDYPQTRRIKSKPLRSGIFHRALVSEFAGNGFLVFVVLLGIVVVTQLIRLLGDAVGGKLAVDGVLAMLGFSAMNYLPVLLSISLFISILLTLSRCYRDSEMVVWFCSGIGLTRWIRPVMWYALPVVSVIALLSLVLSPWALKKADEFKSKLESRDDVATAVPGTFRESKQADRVYFVENLHPGSNRVGNVFVQSMQNGKLGTMVARQGLQETLPNGDRFLVLLNGTRYEGVPGQRDYNIVEFERYALRIDSVPPKQAQPYSRIMSTPELWRNPTTWNLSELEWRLGLPISAAILALLAIPLSYVNPRAGRSLNLVLAIVLYMLYSNMISVTNAWVGQGKLSPGIGLWGIHVAMLAVTAVMFYRRMTLSSLRRVWSK